From Bufo gargarizans isolate SCDJY-AF-19 chromosome 10, ASM1485885v1, whole genome shotgun sequence, the proteins below share one genomic window:
- the COG4 gene encoding conserved oligomeric Golgi complex subunit 4: MADSASYQGNGCSALSMEYIRSLTDLQELEEAYARLCAEEIEVETELEELLGQQGSVEKKMLALQRMGPNLQLIEGDAQQLSGMITFTCNLAENVSSKVRQLDLAKSRLYQAIQRADDILDLKFCMDGVQGALKNEEYEQAAAHIHRYLCLDKSVIELSRQGQEGSMIDANLQHLQEAEKQLKVLVSEKFDAATTSGDLPQVERFFKIFPLLGLHEEGISKFSAYLCQQLAKKAEENLAMALESEGSERRATLLFADTLTLLFEGIARIVETHQPILETYYGPGRLYMLIKHLQAECDRQVEKVVDKFTQQRDYQRKFQRVQSCMIRASTSDKIEPRDLDPILAEVTLMSARTELYLRFIKRRITSDLEIGDSMAAEEVTQEHQQNLDKLLKHCLLSRSMQELIGYYITMEEYYMRESVNKAVAMDTCERGQLISSMVDDVFYIVKKCIGRALSSSSIDCLCAMINLSTTMMESDFREVLCNKLRMGFPATTLQDIQRGVTSAVSIMHSSLQQGKFDTKGIESNDEAKMSYLVCLNNVEVCSENIMTLKKNLENDCKKMFNQDFGGDQAKAKIDSCLSDMASVSNKFRDLLQEGLGELNSMAIKPQVKPWINLFLSVSHNIEEEEFNDYEANDPWAQQFIVNLEQLMAEFKSGLSPIIYENLTSLLTSLIAMELEKVVLKSTFSRLGGLQFDKELRSLISYLTTVTTWTIRDKFSRLSQMATILNLERVTEILDYWGPNSGPLTWRLTPAEVRQVLALRIDFRSEDIKRLRL, translated from the exons ATGGCCGACTCTGCGAGTTACCAAGGAAACGGGTGCTCAGCTTTGAGCATGGAGTATATTCGCTCCCTCACCGACCTGCAGGAGCTGGAGGAGGCCTATGCGCGACTGTGCGCCGAGGAG ATAGAGGTGGAGACGGAGCTGGAGGAGCTGTTGGGACAGCAGGGGTCGGTAGAGAAAAAGATGTTGGCCTTACAGCGGATGGG GCCGAACCTGCAGCTGATAGAAGGAGACGCTCAGCAGTTGTCGGGGATGATAACCTTCACCTGTAACCTGGCCGAGAACGTCAGCAGTAAGGTCCGACAACTGGACCTCGCCAAG agccggctCTATCAAGCCATACAGCGAGCGGATGACATACTGGATCTGAAGTTCTGTATGGACGGTGTGCAGGGTGCGCTGAAGAACGAGGAGTACGAGCAGGCAGCAGCGCACATACACCGCTACCTGTGCCTGGACAAATCCGTCATCGAGCTCAGCCGGCAGGGACAAGAAG GCAGCATGATTGATGCCAACCTACAGCACCTGCAGGAGGCCGAGAAGCAGCTGAAGGTCCTTGTAAGTGAGAAGTTTGATGCAGCAACTACATCCGGAGACTTGCCGCAGGTGGAGCGATTCTTCAAGATCTTCCCACTGCTGGGGCTGCACGAAGAGGGCATCAGCAAGTTCTCTGCATACCTGTGTCAGCAG TTGGCTAAGAAGGCTGAAGAGAACCTGGCGATGGCTCTGGAGTCAGAGGGCAGTGAGCGTCGGGCAACTCTCTTATTTGCAGATACACTTACCCTGCTTTTTGAAG GTATCGCCCGAATAGTGGAGACTCATCAGCCCATTCTAGAGACGTACTACGGGCCGGGCCGACTCTACATGCTGATCAAACACCTCCAGGCCGAGTGTGACCGCCAGGTGGAAAAAGTGGTGGACAAGTTTACACAGCAGAGAGACTATCAGAGGAAG TTTCAGCGGGTGCAGAGCTGCATGATCCGAGCGTCTACCTCTGACAAGATTGAGCCCAG GGACCTGGACCCTATACTGGCCGAGGTGACTTTGATGAGCGCCCGGACTGAGCTTTACCTCCGCTTTATCAAACGGCGCATCACGTCGGACCTTGAGATTGGAGACTCGATGGCAGCAGAAGAAGTGACCCAAG AACATCAGCAGAATCTGGACAAGCTCCTGAAACACTGTCTACTGAGTCGCTCCATGCAGGAGCTGATCGGCTACTACATCACCATGGAGGAATACTACATGAGGGAGTCCGTCAACAAG GCTGTGGCCATGGACACGTGTGAGCGGGGGCAGCTCATATCCAGCATGGTGGATGACGTGTTCTACATAGTGAAGAAATGTATTGGGCGTGCTCTGTCCAGCTCCAGTATTGACTGTCTCTGCGCCATGATCAACCTGTCGACAACCATGATGGAGTCTGACTTCAG GGAGGTTCTGTGTAACAAGCTGAGGATGGGTTTCCCGGCCACTACACTACAGGACATCCAGCGCGGCGTCACCAGTGCGGTCAGCATCATGCACAGCAGTCTGCAGCAGGGCAAGTTTGATACCAAGGGCATCGAGAGTAATGACGAGGCCAAGATGTCGTACCTG GTCTGTCTGAACAATGTGGAGGTGTGCAGCGAGAACATCATGACCCTGAAGAAAAATCTGGAG AATGACTGCAAGAAGATGTTCAATCAGGACTTTGGAGGAGACCAAGCAAAGGCCAAGATTGACAGCTGTCTCTCAGATATGGCCTCGGTTTCAAACAAATTCCGAGACCTCCTCCAG GAAGGTCTGGGGGAGCTGAACAGTATGGCCATTAAACCTCAAGTCAAGCCGTGGATTAACCTCTTCCTGTCTGTGTCGCACAATATTGAGGAG GAGGAATTCAATGACTACGAGGCCAACGACccctgggcacagcagtttaTAGTGAACCTGGAGCAGCTGATGGCCGAGTTTAAG TCCGGCCTCTCCCCCATCATCTATGAGAACCTCACCAGTCTGCTCACCAGTCTTATCGCTATGGAACTGGAGAAGGTGGTTTTGAAATCCACATTCAGCAGG CtcggagggctgcagtttgacaAGGAGCTGCGCTCTCTCATATCTTACCTCACTACGGTTACAACATGGACCATCCGGGACAAGTTTTCTCGACTCTCCCAAATGGCAACAATCCTGAACCTGGAGCGG GTGACTGAAATACTGGATTATTGGGGCCCCAACTCTGGACCACTGACGTGGCGCCTCACGCCTGCTGAGGTCCGTCAGGTACTGGCGTTGCGTATAGACTTCCGCAGCGAGGATATTAAACGTTTGCGGCTGTAG
- the FCSK gene encoding L-fucose kinase, giving the protein MDTEWTVLLLTCQHKDSAQAFQRELEIRQRRGVLPAETLILTVEDPQGHVGSGGATLNALLVAAEHLSARAGYTVVSSDVLQGARLLILHTGRDFLFDDCGRGLTALPVEDPLTAVDSVTCNMDSLLSTLRHQLCPESPPGVWICSTDMTLTLHTKPRINWTDFRGARVFSLPGTPEYARNHGVYRTDGQGIVRDIVYRGSTEQILACLQDSQHVPLVSGIVFLSTETAESFLSTLAVAPLDGCTYQGLDSGAEPLEVSLFLDILMSMCHDVTEETFLCGGRPINQKLRNARSVLWRELHDLPLSMVYIPDGSYEYLSPCARDHIANMVRLASSGGNHLKMAHCSVTHPELVEDGSCVINSRLRGEVTVSRGSVIQNCHLQGPLGVGSGCLLTGIDPSASSALQGCHLKDVILQAHSIRVQSLPLMVYSLLGTEDHLELPAEGGSPSFLNIPWSEFFQRTGICESDLWGYEGSSKPSVLTAPLFPVLHPSHTLGVGDVLWFLSPKTQSTQQHLQRWRSSWRMSWQQIRRHLDQEGTLQARRELFFSQAQDKVQRILLGREERSLMPIIRAAVVEGTHHKLLDTLDTVASVTGDAGVAARALACVADLLGCMAGREGGLRSGPAANKAWAAAYLLLEKGNVTQGVTLLAEERGRWLHRPAMLIRAARHYEGAEQILIRRAVMSSFKFISVGDKELPRQGRWLTAECPARIDMSGGWSDTPPITYEHGGAVVNVAILVDGQRPIGARARRIPEPLLRLHSKSGPPGAEIRTQLTCGSLAELQDYCQPQAPGALLKAAFICSGTVNLTCEKPLSEQLAERYGGGFELQTWSNLPHGSGLGTSSILAGAVMAVLYEVSGRSVDSQSLIHAVLHLEQVLTTGGGWQDQVGGLIPGVKIGRSAPELPLHVTAEQLQLPDGFLEKLNQHLLLVYTGKTRLARNLLQDVLRNWYARLPDILQNVDALVNNAGLCAESFQRGDMQLLGRCLSTYWQQKKCMAPGCEPLAVRRIMDLLEPHVHGQSLAGAGGGGFLYILTKEPNQRAILQSLLEGTQGLERCSIHTVQVETEAFAVRLESDGGV; this is encoded by the exons ATGGACACGGAATGGACggtgctgctgctcacctgtcagcacaAGGACAGCGCCCAGGCCTTCCAGAGAG AACTTGAGATCAGACAGCGCCGGGGTGTTCTGCCCGCCGAGACGCTCATACTGACTGTGGAAGACCCGCAGGGTCACGTGGGGAGTGGGGGTGCCACCCTGAATGCGCTCCTGGTGGCTGCAGAGCATCTGAGTGCCCGGGCTGGATACACG GTAGTTtcctctgatgtcctgcaggggGCGCGTCTGCTGATCCTGCACACG GGCCGGGATTTCCTCTTTGATGACTGTGGACGAGGTTTAACCGCCCTCCCTGTGGAGGATCCCCTGACGGCAGTGGATTCTGTCACCTGTAACATGGACAGCCTGCTGAGCACACTGAGGCACCAG CTGTGTCCAGAGTCTCCTCCCGGTGTGTGGATCTGCAGCACGGACATGACACTGACCCTTCACACCAAGCCCC GAATTAACTGGACGGATTTCCGGGGGGCTCGTGTCTTCTCGCTGCCAGGAACCCCAGAATATGCCAGGAACCATGGTGTGTACCGGACGGATGGGCAG GGGATCGTGAGAGACATTGTGTACCGCGGCTCCACCGAGCAGATCCTGGCCTGTCTCCAGGACTCGCAGCACGTTCCACTG GTCTCCGGCATCGTCTTCCTTTCCACAGAGACTGCAGAGAGTTTCCTCAGCACTCTCGCTGTGGCCCCTCTGGATGGCTGTACATACCAAGGTCTAGATTCTGGGGCCGAGCCCCTTGAG GTGTCTCTGTTCCTGGACATTCTGATGAGCATGTGTCACGATGTCACTGAAGAGACCTTCCTGTGCGGAGGCCGTCCCATCAACCAGAAGTTAAGGAACGCACGGTCTGTCCTGTGGAGGGAGCTGCATGACCTCCCCCTCAGTATGG TCTACATCCCAGACGGCAGCTACGAGTACCTGTCCCCGTGCGCCCGAGATCACATTGCTAATATGGTCAGATTGGCCTCATCCGGGGGCAACCACTTAAAGATGGCGCACTGCTCGGTTACG catcCAGAGCTGGTAGAAGATGGAAGCTGCGTGATCAACAGCCGCCTGCGCGGAGAGGTCACCGTGTCCCGGGGAAGTGTGATTCAGAACTGTCACCTACAG GGTCCCCTGGGTGTGGGCAGCGGGTGCCTCCTGACTGGCATTGACCCCTCGGCCTCCTCAGCTCTTCAAGGTTGTCACCTGAAGGATGTTATTCTACAAGCACATTCCATCCGAGTGCAGTCCCTGCCATTGATGGTGTACAGTCTTCTGGGGACAGAGGACCACCTCGAG CTCCCAGCTGAGGGGGGATCGCCCTCATTTCTCAATATACCTTGGAGTGAATTCTTTCAGCGTACCGGGATTTG CGAGAGCGACCTGTGGGGTTATGAGGGCAGCAGTAAGCCGAGCGTGTTAACTGCTCCCCTGTTCCCCGTCCTTCACCCCTCTCACACACTGGGAGTGGGGGATGTCCTGTGGTTCCTCAGTCCAAAGACCCAGAGCACTCAGCAGCACCTTCAGCGCTGGCGCAGCTCCTGGCGCATGTCTTGGCAGCAGATCCGGCGGCATCTTGACCAGGAGGGAACATTACAGGCTCGCAGGGAGCTGTTCTTCAGCCAGGCTCAGGACAAAGTGCAGAGGATCCTCCTGGGCAGGGAGGAGAGGAGTCTGATGCCCATCATCCGAGCGGCAGTGGTGGAGGGCACCCATCACAAGCTGCTAGACACATTGGACACTG TGGCCTCTGTGACAGGTGATGCTGGCGTGGCTGCCCGGGCCCTCGCCTGTGTGGCTGACCTCCTGGGCTGTATGGCGGGCAGGGAAGGAGGACTGAGGAGTGGGCCGGCTGCTAACAAGGCCTGGGCtgctgcctacctgctgctggaAAAAGGCAATGTGACGCAGGGTGTGACACTGCTGGCCGAAGAGCGCGGAAGGTGGCTGCACAG ACCGGCCATGCTGATCCGCGCTGCTCGTCATTATGAAGGAGCGGAGCAGATTTTAATTCGCAGAGCAGTGATGTCTTCTTTTAAGTTTATATCTGTTGGTGATAAGGAGCTGCCTCGTCAGGGTCGGTGGTTGACTGCAGAGTGTCCAGCGCGCATCGATATGTCAG GAGGCTGGAGCGACACCCCTCCGATCACATATGAGCATGGTGGGGCGGTAGTCAACGTGGCCATACTGGTGGATGGTCAGAGGCCCATAGGCGCTCGAGCTCGACGGATCCCTGAGCCCCTGCTTCGTCTCCACAGTAAGAGTGGCCCTCCCGGAGCTGAAATCCGCACGCAGCTGACATGTGGGAGTCTGGCCGAGCTGCAGGATTACTGCCAGCCTCAGGCTCCAG GGGCGTTACTGAAAGCCGCCTTCATCTGCTCGGGGACGGTGAACCTGACGTGCGAGAAGCCCTTGTCTGAACAACTTGCTGAGAGGTACGGTGGTGGGTTTGAGCTGCAGACGTGGTCTAACCTGCCACACGGATCTGGTTTGG GAACGAGCAGCATCCTGGCTGGGGCAGTAATGGCGGTGCTGTATGAGGTATCGGGGAGGTCAGTGGACTCCCAATCTCTGATCCATGCCGTTCTTCACCTGGAGCAGGTGCTTACGACAG GGGGCGGCTGGCAGGACCAGGTTGGGGGGCTGATTCCGGGAGTGAAGATCGGCCGCTCAGCACCAGAACTTCCTCTTCATGTAACGGCTGAGCAGCTCCAGTTGCCTGATGGGTTCTTGGAGAAGTTGAACCAACATCTCCTACTTGTGTATACAGGAAAGACCCGCCTCGCCCGCAATCTGCTGCAG GATGTTCTCAGAAATTGGTATGCTCGCCTCCCCGATATCCTGCAGAACGTGGACGCACTGGTGAACAACGCGGGACTCTGTGCGGAGTCCTTCCAAAGAG GGGACATGCAGCTACTTGGACGCTGCCTCTCCACATACTGGCAGCAGAAGAAGTGCATGGCGCCCGGCTGTGAGCCGCTGGCGGTACGGAGGATAATGGACTTGTTGGAGCCTCACGTGCACGGGCAGAGCCTGGCAGGGGCTGGTGGAGGCGGCTTCCTCTATATACTGACCAAAGAGCCAAACCAGAGGGCCATTCTGCAGAGCCTGCTGGAGGGGACACAG GGCCTGGAGCGATGCAGCATCCATACTGTACAGGTGGAGACAGAGGCTTTCGCGGTTCGGCTGGAGTCTGATGGAGGCGTCTGA